A region from the Haliaeetus albicilla chromosome 16, bHalAlb1.1, whole genome shotgun sequence genome encodes:
- the OVCH2 gene encoding ovochymase-2 isoform X1, whose product MRVVPSKLQFLLTGIVCITELRAVPSALQKDPKCGQKVQETKPWSYLNLFTRIVGGNQVKQGSHPWQVSLKLRQKHFCGGTIVSAQWVVTAAHCILDRNLVQYMNVTAGEHDLRIRENGEQTLPVKYVIKHPNFDPRRPMNYDVALLKLDGAFTFSSSVLPACLPDPREKFEAGYICTACGWGRLNENGVLPQVLYEVNLPILNSKECSRALSTLKKPIQGDTIMCAGFPDGGKDACQGDSGGPLLCRRKHGAWTLAGVISWGMGCARGWISNEKKKHYNRGSPGIFTDLSAVLPWIQENMSADLKMKSSTAFCSIQDGKLPDSEGQLHFPGSPNQFYQNHQLCVWTLFVPEGNYILLHFSHFDIEPETFCDYDSLSVYSKDNRLVGKFCGGDLPLPILIGSNSIRLKFVSDNKDYGTGFSMTYKALTPDILPDSGCESLAVLFEEGVLQSMHYPERYSNMADCQWIICAPEDHVIKLTYQSFEVEESEDCSYDAVTVYEDVGKEEEIAKSCGFALPAPVLSSSAVMLVVFHSDETETFGGFRATVSFVRVTDLDTSDSTSEEEFEDMDMDMTEEEIQVTTDGICGVPSNQPRFIFSRIIGGEVAVPYSWPWQVSVQISDEHICGGAVLAKEWVVTAAHCFNSKELYRDLWMVVTGLHDLTEQEYRQKRSVKKYIIHPSFNKTTMDSDIALLQLAEPLEFNHYVRPVCLPAREEAVQPSRVCVVTGWGAHEEDREKGKKLHQLEVPILVLNTCQNYYMNLPSKVTQRMICAGFPLEEGKDSCTGDSGGPLVCPSEDNSGFYTLHGITSWGLGCGRKSYPGVYTNVGAFVDWIKQNVNSSDLPIFMV is encoded by the exons ATGCGCGTTGTCCCCAGTAAGCTGCAGTTTCTCCTGACGGGGATAGTTTGTATTACAGAGCTTCGTGCTGTACCATCCGCTCTTCAGAAAG ATCCAAAGTGTGGGCAGAAAGTTCAAGAGACAAAACCATGGAGTTACCTTAACCTTTTCACTCGGATTGTTGGAGGAAACCAGGTGAAACAAGGCTCACATCCATGGCAG GTTTCCCTGAAACTAAGgcaaaagcatttctgtggAGGCACTattgtttctgctcagtgggTGGTCACGGCAGCTCACTGCATCTTAGACAG GAACCTCGTCCAGTACATGAATGTCACTGCAGGAGAGCATGATTTGAGGATCAGGGAGAATGGCGAGCAGACACTCCCTGTTAAATATGTCATTAAGCATCCAAACTTTGACCCCAGAAGGCCGATGAACTATGACGTTGCCCTTCTGAAGCTGGATGGAGCCTTCACCTTCA GTTCATCAGTTTTGCCAGCATGTCTTCCTGATCCTCGTGAAAAGTTTGAAGCTGGGTATATCTGCACTGCTTGTGGTTGGGGCCGCTTAAATGAGA atggAGTACTCCCTCAGGTCTTATATGAAGTCAATCTACCAATCCTAAACAGTAAGGAGTGTTCAAGAGCATTATCAACTTTAAAGAAACCCATCCAAGGTGACACTATAATGTGTGCTGGATTTCCAGATGGAGGAAAAGATGCCTGCCAG GGTGACTCTGGAGGCCCTCTCTTGTGTCGACGTAAGCATGGTGCCTGGACTCTTGCTGGTGTGATCTCCTGGGGGATGGGCTGTGCTCGTGGCTGGATAAGTAACGAGAAGAAGAAACATTACAACAGAGGATCTCCGGGAATATTCACAGACCTCAGCGCGGTGCTTCCCTGGATTCAAGAGAACATGAGTGCTG atctgaaaatgaaaagctccACAG CATTTTGTAGCATTCAGGATGGCAAACTCCCTGACAGTGAAGGACAATTACATTTTCCTGGAAGTCCCAACCAGTTCTATCAAAACCACCA ATTGTGTGTATGGACTCTATTTGTACCAGAAGGAAATTATATATTgcttcatttttcccactttgatATAGAGCCAGAAACGTTTTGTGACTATGATTCTTTATCAGTCTATTCAAAAGACAACAGACTTGTCG GGAAATTCTGTGGAGGAGATCTTCCATTACCTATTTTGATTGGGTCCAATAGTATAAGGCTGAAATTTGTTTCTGACAACAAGGATTATGGAACTGGTTTTTCCATGACCTACAAAGCTCTTACACCAGATATTCTTCCTG ATTCTGGCTGTGAGTCCTTAGCTGTCCTTTTTGAAGAGGGTGTGTTACAAAGTATGCACTATCCAGAGCGCTACAGCAACATGGCAGACTGTCAATGGATTATTTGTGCACCAGAGGACCATGTAATCAAG cttaCATACCAGTCTTTTGAAGTAGAAGAAAGTGAAGATTGCTCTTATGATGCCGTGACTGTGTATGAAGATgtgggaaaagaggaggaaattg CTAAGTCTTGTGGATTTGCCCTACCAGCACCTGTTCTAAGCTCCTCTGCTGTGATGCTGGTTGTCTTTCACTCTGATGAAACAGAGACCTTTGGAGGATTCAGAGCTACAGTCTCTTTTGTTCGTGTAACAG ATTTAGATACTTCGGACTCGACTAGTGAAGAAGAATTTGAAGATATGGATATGGATATgactgaagaagaaatacaggTTACAACAG ATGGTATTTGTGGAGTGCCTTCAAATCAGCCCAGGTTCATCTTTAGTAGGATAATTGGAGGTGAAGTAGCTGTACCATACTCATGGCCTTGGCAGGTCAGTGTACAAATTTCAGATGAGCACATCTGTGGAGGAGCAGTTCTTGCCAAAGAATGGGTTGTCACAGCTGCTCACTGCTTTAATTCTAA ggaactGTACAGAGACTTATGGATGGTGGTAACTGGACTTCATGATCTTACAGAGCAAGAATACAGACAG AAAAGGTCAGTAAAAAAGTATATTATACATCCGAGTTTTAACAAGACCACTATGGACTCTGATATCGCTTTACTGCAACTGGCCGAGCCCTTAGAATTCAACCACTATGTGCGCCCAGTGTGCCTCCCAGCCAGGGAGGAGGCAGTTCAGCCCTCGAGGGTGTGCGTTGTCACAGGATGGGGTGCACATGAAGAAG acagggaaaaggggaaaaaactgcatCAGCTGGAAGTCCCCATCCTGGTGCTCAACACATGTCAGAACTATTACATGAATCTTCCCAGTAAAGTGACCCAGAGGATGATCTGTGCTGGATTCCCTCTGGAAGAAGGCAAGGACTCATGCACA GGTGATTCTGGTGGCCCATTAGTTTGTCCTTCAGAAGATAACTCGGGATTTTACACCCTTCATGGAATCACTAGCTGGGGCTTGGGCTGTGGAAGGAAGAGCTACCCGGGAGTATACACAAATGTTGGTGCTTTTGTTGACTGGATCAAGCAGAATGTTAACAGTAGTG ATCTCCCCATTTTCATGGTGTGA
- the OVCH2 gene encoding ovochymase-2 isoform X2 yields MRVVPSKLQFLLTGIVCITELRAVPSALQKDPKCGQKVQETKPWSYLNLFTRIVGGNQVKQGSHPWQVSLKLRQKHFCGGTIVSAQWVVTAAHCILDRNLVQYMNVTAGEHDLRIRENGEQTLPVKYVIKHPNFDPRRPMNYDVALLKLDGAFTFSSSVLPACLPDPREKFEAGYICTACGWGRLNENGVLPQVLYEVNLPILNSKECSRALSTLKKPIQGDTIMCAGFPDGGKDACQGDSGGPLLCRRKHGAWTLAGVISWGMGCARGWISNEKKKHYNRGSPGIFTDLSAVLPWIQENMSADLKMKSSTAFCSIQDGKLPDSEGQLHFPGSPNQFYQNHQLCVWTLFVPEGNYILLHFSHFDIEPETFCDYDSLSVYSKDNRLVGKFCGGDLPLPILIGSNSIRLKFVSDNKDYGTGFSMTYKALTPDILPDSGCESLAVLFEEGVLQSMHYPERYSNMADCQWIICAPEDHVIKLTYQSFEVEESEDCSYDAVTVYEDVGKEEEIAPVLSSSAVMLVVFHSDETETFGGFRATVSFVRVTDLDTSDSTSEEEFEDMDMDMTEEEIQVTTDGICGVPSNQPRFIFSRIIGGEVAVPYSWPWQVSVQISDEHICGGAVLAKEWVVTAAHCFNSKELYRDLWMVVTGLHDLTEQEYRQKRSVKKYIIHPSFNKTTMDSDIALLQLAEPLEFNHYVRPVCLPAREEAVQPSRVCVVTGWGAHEEDREKGKKLHQLEVPILVLNTCQNYYMNLPSKVTQRMICAGFPLEEGKDSCTGDSGGPLVCPSEDNSGFYTLHGITSWGLGCGRKSYPGVYTNVGAFVDWIKQNVNSSDLPIFMV; encoded by the exons ATGCGCGTTGTCCCCAGTAAGCTGCAGTTTCTCCTGACGGGGATAGTTTGTATTACAGAGCTTCGTGCTGTACCATCCGCTCTTCAGAAAG ATCCAAAGTGTGGGCAGAAAGTTCAAGAGACAAAACCATGGAGTTACCTTAACCTTTTCACTCGGATTGTTGGAGGAAACCAGGTGAAACAAGGCTCACATCCATGGCAG GTTTCCCTGAAACTAAGgcaaaagcatttctgtggAGGCACTattgtttctgctcagtgggTGGTCACGGCAGCTCACTGCATCTTAGACAG GAACCTCGTCCAGTACATGAATGTCACTGCAGGAGAGCATGATTTGAGGATCAGGGAGAATGGCGAGCAGACACTCCCTGTTAAATATGTCATTAAGCATCCAAACTTTGACCCCAGAAGGCCGATGAACTATGACGTTGCCCTTCTGAAGCTGGATGGAGCCTTCACCTTCA GTTCATCAGTTTTGCCAGCATGTCTTCCTGATCCTCGTGAAAAGTTTGAAGCTGGGTATATCTGCACTGCTTGTGGTTGGGGCCGCTTAAATGAGA atggAGTACTCCCTCAGGTCTTATATGAAGTCAATCTACCAATCCTAAACAGTAAGGAGTGTTCAAGAGCATTATCAACTTTAAAGAAACCCATCCAAGGTGACACTATAATGTGTGCTGGATTTCCAGATGGAGGAAAAGATGCCTGCCAG GGTGACTCTGGAGGCCCTCTCTTGTGTCGACGTAAGCATGGTGCCTGGACTCTTGCTGGTGTGATCTCCTGGGGGATGGGCTGTGCTCGTGGCTGGATAAGTAACGAGAAGAAGAAACATTACAACAGAGGATCTCCGGGAATATTCACAGACCTCAGCGCGGTGCTTCCCTGGATTCAAGAGAACATGAGTGCTG atctgaaaatgaaaagctccACAG CATTTTGTAGCATTCAGGATGGCAAACTCCCTGACAGTGAAGGACAATTACATTTTCCTGGAAGTCCCAACCAGTTCTATCAAAACCACCA ATTGTGTGTATGGACTCTATTTGTACCAGAAGGAAATTATATATTgcttcatttttcccactttgatATAGAGCCAGAAACGTTTTGTGACTATGATTCTTTATCAGTCTATTCAAAAGACAACAGACTTGTCG GGAAATTCTGTGGAGGAGATCTTCCATTACCTATTTTGATTGGGTCCAATAGTATAAGGCTGAAATTTGTTTCTGACAACAAGGATTATGGAACTGGTTTTTCCATGACCTACAAAGCTCTTACACCAGATATTCTTCCTG ATTCTGGCTGTGAGTCCTTAGCTGTCCTTTTTGAAGAGGGTGTGTTACAAAGTATGCACTATCCAGAGCGCTACAGCAACATGGCAGACTGTCAATGGATTATTTGTGCACCAGAGGACCATGTAATCAAG cttaCATACCAGTCTTTTGAAGTAGAAGAAAGTGAAGATTGCTCTTATGATGCCGTGACTGTGTATGAAGATgtgggaaaagaggaggaaattg CACCTGTTCTAAGCTCCTCTGCTGTGATGCTGGTTGTCTTTCACTCTGATGAAACAGAGACCTTTGGAGGATTCAGAGCTACAGTCTCTTTTGTTCGTGTAACAG ATTTAGATACTTCGGACTCGACTAGTGAAGAAGAATTTGAAGATATGGATATGGATATgactgaagaagaaatacaggTTACAACAG ATGGTATTTGTGGAGTGCCTTCAAATCAGCCCAGGTTCATCTTTAGTAGGATAATTGGAGGTGAAGTAGCTGTACCATACTCATGGCCTTGGCAGGTCAGTGTACAAATTTCAGATGAGCACATCTGTGGAGGAGCAGTTCTTGCCAAAGAATGGGTTGTCACAGCTGCTCACTGCTTTAATTCTAA ggaactGTACAGAGACTTATGGATGGTGGTAACTGGACTTCATGATCTTACAGAGCAAGAATACAGACAG AAAAGGTCAGTAAAAAAGTATATTATACATCCGAGTTTTAACAAGACCACTATGGACTCTGATATCGCTTTACTGCAACTGGCCGAGCCCTTAGAATTCAACCACTATGTGCGCCCAGTGTGCCTCCCAGCCAGGGAGGAGGCAGTTCAGCCCTCGAGGGTGTGCGTTGTCACAGGATGGGGTGCACATGAAGAAG acagggaaaaggggaaaaaactgcatCAGCTGGAAGTCCCCATCCTGGTGCTCAACACATGTCAGAACTATTACATGAATCTTCCCAGTAAAGTGACCCAGAGGATGATCTGTGCTGGATTCCCTCTGGAAGAAGGCAAGGACTCATGCACA GGTGATTCTGGTGGCCCATTAGTTTGTCCTTCAGAAGATAACTCGGGATTTTACACCCTTCATGGAATCACTAGCTGGGGCTTGGGCTGTGGAAGGAAGAGCTACCCGGGAGTATACACAAATGTTGGTGCTTTTGTTGACTGGATCAAGCAGAATGTTAACAGTAGTG ATCTCCCCATTTTCATGGTGTGA